In Bythopirellula goksoeyrii, a single window of DNA contains:
- the glpX gene encoding class II fructose-bisphosphatase, with the protein MNQRRHDPERIFDLDLVRCTENAALAAWKYFGKGDKNQADYAASDAIRGMFSLIDCQGLVRIGEGRKDDAPGIFTDEKLGAWQEGAIPAAIALDPIDGTTLTAKGLPGAISVLAVATCKSPDDDPRKLFPSIPSHYMEKFAVGQAVTESDVRVQLDAPLETNLSIVAGQLHKRVRDLVVVVLDRPRHDEIIKNLREIGCRVRLISDGDVAAAIAPSLPDSGVDAYVGIGGSPEAVIAAAAIKCLGGQQFCRIWPKDEQERNRLLTEENCSEADLNKVWNVNDMAPGDNLIFAATGISDSPMLRGINYRDSHCVTHSILMRARNRTVRHIEAYHDLKLKTVRLHSTGEEISL; encoded by the coding sequence ATGAATCAACGACGCCATGACCCAGAGCGAATATTTGACTTGGATTTAGTACGTTGTACCGAAAATGCCGCACTGGCAGCATGGAAGTATTTCGGAAAGGGTGATAAAAACCAAGCCGACTATGCTGCCTCTGATGCGATCCGGGGGATGTTCTCCTTGATTGATTGCCAGGGCCTGGTCCGAATCGGAGAAGGAAGAAAGGACGATGCACCAGGTATTTTCACCGATGAAAAACTAGGAGCATGGCAGGAAGGTGCGATTCCTGCGGCCATTGCCTTGGATCCCATCGATGGCACGACACTCACCGCCAAGGGATTGCCTGGTGCGATATCGGTGCTGGCTGTCGCCACCTGCAAATCACCGGATGACGATCCTCGTAAACTATTTCCCTCTATACCTTCGCACTATATGGAGAAATTCGCTGTAGGGCAGGCTGTCACTGAAAGTGACGTTCGTGTCCAATTGGATGCCCCACTGGAAACCAATTTAAGCATCGTCGCAGGCCAGCTTCACAAGCGAGTCCGAGACTTGGTCGTCGTGGTTCTTGATCGACCGCGGCACGACGAAATTATAAAAAACCTGCGAGAAATTGGTTGCCGGGTAAGGCTTATCTCTGATGGAGATGTCGCTGCCGCCATTGCTCCAAGTCTTCCCGATTCGGGAGTCGACGCCTATGTCGGCATCGGCGGAAGTCCCGAGGCAGTTATCGCAGCGGCGGCGATTAAATGCCTTGGGGGACAGCAATTCTGCCGCATTTGGCCCAAGGATGAGCAAGAGCGTAATCGACTTTTAACTGAGGAGAACTGCTCAGAGGCCGACCTAAACAAAGTATGGAATGTCAACGATATGGCTCCTGGGGATAACTTGATCTTTGCCGCCACAGGTATCAGCGATTCCCCCATGTTGAGGGGAATCAACTATCGAGACAGCCATTGTGTCACCCATTCAATCTTGATGCGTGCCCGCAACAGAACCGTTCGCCATATCGAGGCGTACCACGACCTCAAGCTCAAAACCGTTCGACTGCACTCGACAGGCGAGGAAATCTCTCTCTAG